From a single Kryptolebias marmoratus isolate JLee-2015 linkage group LG6, ASM164957v2, whole genome shotgun sequence genomic region:
- the prkag3b gene encoding 5'-AMP-activated protein kinase subunit gamma-3b, producing MEPFAEIPLFEMDEYEEEDILSINKRVCTYATYPLAPPADVDPDTFTYMNFMKSHSCYDAIPTSSKLVIFDTTLQVKKAFFALVANGVRAAPLWDNKLQCFIGMLTITDFINILHRYYKSPLVQIYELEEHKIETWREIYLQYSLNRLISITPESSLFDAIYSLLKNKIHRLPVIDPVSGNVLHILTHKRILKFLHIFGSMIPKPRFLQKQISEVPIGTFKHIATIQESASVYEALTVFVERRVSALPVVNEQGKVVALYSRFDVINLAAQKNYNNLNMTMQEAIASRSCWVEGVLKCYPHETLETIIDRIAKAEVHRLVLVDRDDVVRGIVSLSDLLQALVLSPAGIDALNAY from the exons aTGGAGCCTTTTGCAGAA ATCCCTTTGTTTGAGATGGACGAGTATGAGGAGGAGGACATTCTCTCCATTAACAAAC gtgtCTGTACATATGCAACATACCCTTTGGCCCCCCCTGCAGATGTGGACCCCGACACCTTCACGTACATGAACTTCATGAAGAGTCACAGCTGCTACGATGCCATCCCCACCAGCTCCAAACTGGTCATCTTTGACACAACACTGCAG GTGAAGAAAGCTTTCTTTGCCTTGGTGGCAAATGGCGTGAGGGCAGCGCCACTGTGGGACAACAAGCTGCAGTGTTTTATCG gtatGCTGACAATCACTGATTTCATCAACATTCTCCATCGTTACTACAAGTCTCCCCTG GTTCAGATCTACGAACTGGAAGAGCACAAGATTGAAACATGGAGAG aaatcTATCTTCAGTACTCTCTGAACAGACTAATCAGCATCACACCTGAGTCCAG TCTGTTTGATGCCATCTACTCCctgttaaagaataaaatccaTCGGCTGCCAGTGATTGACCCAGTGTCAGGAAATGTGTTACACATACTAACTCACAAGCGCATCCTTAAGTTCCTCCACATTTTT GGATCCATGATTCCCAAACCAAGGTTTCTTCAAAAGCAAATAAGTGAGGTGCCAATTGGTACCTTTAAGCATATTGCAACAATCCAGGAATCTGCTTCTGTCTACGAAGCTTTGACAGTGTTTGTGGAGAGAAGAGTGTCAGCATTGCCTGTAGTCAATGAGCAAG GTAAAGTGGTGGCTCTGTACTCCAGGTTTGACGTCATt aaccttGCGGCACAGAAAAACTACAATAACCTAAACATGACGATGCAGGAGGCCATTGCTTCCAGATCCTGCTGGGTGGAGGGAGTACTCAAGTGTTACCCCCATGAAACACTGGAGACCATCATTGATCGCATTGCAAAGGCTGAG GTGCATCGGCTGGTTTTGGTTGACAGGGATGATGTGGTGAGAGGAATTGTTTCTCTGTCTGACCTTCTACAAGCCTTGGTTCTCTCGCCAGCAGGTATTGATGCTCTGAACGCCTACTGA
- the ttll4 gene encoding tubulin polyglutamylase TTLL4 isoform X4, translating to MPVIVEEPMILGAEDDREARPALVPSLFPLVPPTLYFSTASEKVELLPVKDRRLLKWKMSTVTPNIVKHTIARSHFKVTKKSHDWLGCWGHHMKSPGFKVLGEHQKLNHFPGTFQIGRKDRLWRNLSQMQLHFGKQEFNFVPRTFILPQDIKLLRRAWEDSGSKQKWIVKPPASARGIGIQVIHKWNQMPRKRPLLVQKYLHKPYLIGGNKFDLRIYVYVTSYDPLRIYMFSDGLVRFASCKYSSSMKTLSNKFMHLTNYSVNKKNSEYQTNSDDKACQGHKWALKALWQYLGSTGINTSLIWEKIKDIVIKTVIASEPYVNSLLKMNVKTSYSCHELFGFDIMLDENLKPWILEVNISPSLHSNSALDISIKGQMIRDLLNLAGFRIPTRGEASSFCSSASSSTSSLCGGNHERTKADLCADEKVKRAFYIAQRYAEQDFLSSVLDVLTPEDVRVLAESEDELSRRGEFERVFPSPSSSRYLRFFKSARYHNILLDQWEQKYWNNRTEGISVLKILCEKGIHLGIGDPEHMWSKCSYSPRSEPQRADVTSPSRSRCRYTHTPPCGDLHVPLWEVPAHQTVSRCVTPACKAQLTHCVISKPIKKNKINASFVSVK from the exons TGGAGCTGCTTCCTGTGAAAGACAGACGACTGTTGAAATGGAAGATGAGCACCGTCACGCCCAACATCGTCAAGCACACCATCGCCAGGTCACACTTCAAAGTCACCAAGA aAAGCCATGACTGGTTGGGCTGCTGGGGCCACCACATGAAGTCTCCTGGCTTCAAAGTGCTTGGAGAGCACCAGAAG cTGAACCACTTCCCAGGAACTTTCCAGATTGGCAGGAAGGACCGGCTGTGGAGGAATCTCTCCCAGATGCAGCTTCATTTCGGCAAACAAGAGTTCAACTTCGTCCCTCGAACGTTCATCCTTCCTCAGGACATCAAGTTGCTCCGGAGAGCCTGGGAGGACAGTGGCTCCAAGCAGAAGTGGATCGTCAAACCC CCTGCATCAGCCAGAGGAATAGGCATCCAGGTTATCCACAAATGGAATCAGATGCCCAGGAAGAGGCCGCTACTGGTTCAAAA GTACCTTCACAAGCCTTACCTCATTGGCGGGAACAAGTTTGACTTGAGGATCTACGTCTATGTGACGTCCTACGACCCGCTCAGAATCTACATGTTCTCTGATGGGCTGGTTCGCTTTGCCAGCTGCAA GTATTCGTCTTCCATGAAGACTCTGAGTAACAAGTTCATGCACCTGACCAACTACAGTGTTAACAAGAAAAACTCTGAGTATCAGACAAACAGCGACGATAAGGCCTGCCAAGGACACAAATG ggcTTTGAAGGCTTTGTGGCAGTATCTTGGGTCTACAGGCATCAACACTTCCCTGATATGGGAGAAGATTAAAGACATTGTGATCAAAACTGTTATAGC atctGAGCCATATGTGAACAGCCTGCTGAAGATGAACGTTAAAACCTCGTACAGCTGCCACGAGCTGTTTGGCTTCGATATCATGCTAGATGAGAACCTGAAACCCTGGATCCTGGAGGTCAACATATCACCCAg CCTCCATTCCAACTCGGCGCTGGACATCTCCATCAAAGGTCAGATGATTAGAGATCTACTGAACCTGGCCGGCTTCCGGATTCCTACGAGAGGCGAAGCGAGCTCCTTCTGCAGCAGTGCCTCCAGCTCCACCAGCAG TTTGTGTGGAGGGAACCATGAAAGGACGAAGGCTGACCTGTGCGCGGATGAGAAAGTGAAGCGAGCCTTTTACATCGCACAGCGTTATGCCGAGCAG GACTTCCTGTCCTCAGTGTTGGACGTTCTGACTCCAGAGGACGTTCGCGTGCTGGCAGAGAGCGAAGATGAGCTGAGTCGTCGAGGAGAGTTCGAGCGCGTTTTCCCGTCGCCGTCTTCGTCACGCTACCTTCGCTTCTTCAAGAGTGCCAGGTACCACAACATCCTGCTGGATCAGTGGGAGCAGAAGTACTGGAACAACCGGACTGAAG GTATAAGTGTCTTGAAGATCCTCTGTGAAAAGGGCATCCATCTTGGAATCGGTGACCCAGAGCACATG TGGTCCAAGTGTAGCTACAGTCCCAGGTCTGAACCTCAGAGAGCAGACGTGACGAGCCCATCCAGGTCCAGatgcaggtacacacacactccaccctGTGGTGACCTTCACGTTCCATTGTGGGAAGTTCCAGCTCATCAGACTGTCAGCAGATGCGTCACACCGGCCTGCAAAGCCCAGCTCACACATTGTGTGATTTCAaaacctataaaaaaaaataaaatcaatgccAGTTTTGTTAGTGTGAAGTGA